A single region of the Streptomyces sp. NBC_00425 genome encodes:
- a CDS encoding winged helix-turn-helix domain-containing protein: MTTPRPAAELSADEARRIALRAQGFLGTPDRKAGVRGVLRHLGAVQLDTISVLARSHELIPYARLGAVGRKAVERAYWQDTHAFEYWSHAACILPIEEWPHFAFRRRAYRNRPHWNHALPEGTYDQVLKQLRAEGPLTATDLGGAKKTSEWWDWSGTKVAVERALMYGEVVCVERRGWKRVYDLAERAVPAALLHDELDDAECLRRLVLLAGQSLGVGTRADIADYHRLKGEQVDAVIADSGLVPVTVEGWGKPAWADPAALETAPHGRHRTTLLSPFDSLIWERARTERIFGFTHRLEAYVPKPKRVHGYFAMPVLSGGRLVGRVDPAREGRTLVAKQVTLDGPKAVPAVAQALLEAATWVDCTDVRVERVDAPELREPLAGELARAVA; encoded by the coding sequence ATGACGACCCCGCGCCCCGCCGCCGAGCTCTCCGCAGACGAAGCCCGCCGCATCGCCCTGCGCGCACAGGGCTTCCTCGGCACGCCCGACCGCAAGGCCGGCGTCCGTGGCGTGCTCCGTCACCTCGGCGCGGTCCAGCTCGACACCATCTCCGTCCTGGCCCGCTCCCACGAGCTGATCCCCTACGCCCGCCTCGGCGCCGTGGGCCGCAAGGCGGTCGAGCGCGCCTACTGGCAGGACACCCACGCCTTCGAGTACTGGTCCCACGCCGCCTGCATCCTCCCCATCGAGGAATGGCCCCACTTCGCCTTCCGCCGCCGCGCCTACCGCAACCGGCCGCACTGGAACCACGCCCTCCCCGAGGGCACCTACGACCAGGTCCTCAAGCAACTCCGCGCCGAAGGCCCCCTCACCGCCACGGACCTGGGCGGAGCGAAGAAGACCAGCGAGTGGTGGGACTGGTCCGGCACCAAGGTCGCCGTGGAGCGCGCACTGATGTACGGCGAGGTGGTCTGCGTCGAGCGCCGCGGCTGGAAGCGCGTGTACGACCTCGCCGAACGCGCCGTACCCGCCGCCCTGCTGCACGACGAGCTCGACGACGCCGAGTGCCTGCGCCGCCTCGTCCTGCTGGCCGGCCAGTCCCTCGGCGTCGGCACGCGCGCGGACATCGCCGACTACCACCGGCTCAAGGGCGAACAGGTCGACGCGGTGATCGCCGACTCCGGCCTGGTCCCGGTCACGGTCGAAGGCTGGGGCAAGCCCGCATGGGCCGATCCAGCCGCACTGGAGACGGCTCCGCACGGCCGCCACCGCACCACGCTCCTGTCCCCCTTCGACTCCCTCATCTGGGAACGGGCACGCACCGAGCGGATCTTCGGCTTCACCCACCGCCTGGAGGCCTACGTCCCCAAGCCGAAGCGGGTCCACGGCTACTTCGCGATGCCGGTGCTGTCAGGCGGGCGGCTCGTCGGCCGCGTGGACCCCGCCCGCGAGGGCCGCACCCTGGTCGCCAAACAGGTCACCCTGGACGGCCCCAAAGCCGTCCCGGCGGTCGCCCAGGCCCTGCTCGAAGCCGCGACCTGGGTGGACTGCACGGACGTGCGCGTAGAACGCGTGGACGCCCCGGAGCTGCGCGAACCGCTCGCCGGGGAACTCGCCCGCGCAGTCGCCTGA
- a CDS encoding GNAT family N-acetyltransferase produces the protein MEHPPVTLTGARLVLRPLGPQDTEAVYTAAQDPDIQRWTTIPSPYLPEHARSFIELIAPEGWTTGAMFTFGVFLPGGSLTGVLSLTMRSPGTAEIGFWAVREHRGRGYTTEAVLTATRWAFTTLSVDRVEWRAEVGNAPSLAVAEHAGFTLEGTLRCAIDNKGVRRDCWIASLLPSDLGLPSTAPYIPTPSDD, from the coding sequence ATGGAGCACCCGCCCGTCACCCTCACCGGCGCCCGCCTCGTCCTGCGCCCCCTCGGCCCCCAGGACACCGAAGCCGTCTACACGGCGGCCCAGGACCCCGACATCCAGCGCTGGACGACCATCCCCTCCCCCTACCTCCCCGAACACGCGCGAAGCTTCATCGAGCTGATCGCACCGGAGGGCTGGACGACCGGCGCGATGTTCACCTTCGGCGTCTTCCTCCCCGGCGGATCCCTCACCGGCGTCCTCAGCCTCACCATGCGCTCCCCGGGCACCGCCGAGATCGGCTTCTGGGCCGTCAGGGAACACCGCGGCCGGGGCTACACCACCGAAGCCGTCCTCACCGCCACCCGCTGGGCTTTCACCACCCTCTCCGTCGACCGCGTCGAATGGCGGGCGGAAGTCGGAAACGCCCCCTCCCTCGCGGTGGCCGAGCACGCCGGTTTCACCCTGGAGGGCACCCTGCGCTGCGCCATCGACAACAAGGGCGTACGACGGGACTGCTGGATCGCGTCCCTGCTCCCCTCGGACCTGGGACTCCCCTCCACCGCGCCGTACATACCCACCCCGTCGGACGACTGA
- the hpf gene encoding ribosome hibernation-promoting factor, HPF/YfiA family — MDIVVKGRKTEVPERFRKHVAEKLNLEKIQKLDGKVISLDVEVSKEPNPRQADRCDRVEITLHSRGPVIRAEAAASDAYAALDLAAEKLDAQLRKQHDKRYTRRGARRLSAAEVPDHVPGVATLNGNGRPVPSEESESVPTKRIGSIEVQGDGPLVVREKTHVAAPMTLDQALYEMELVGHDFYLFVDSETKQPSVVYRRHAYDYGVIYLDTDPMVAQAHSPEAGGALGG; from the coding sequence GTGGACATCGTCGTCAAGGGCCGCAAGACCGAGGTGCCCGAGCGGTTCCGCAAGCACGTGGCCGAGAAGCTGAACCTGGAGAAGATCCAGAAGCTCGACGGCAAGGTGATCAGCCTCGACGTCGAGGTGTCCAAGGAGCCCAACCCCCGACAAGCCGACCGGTGCGACCGAGTGGAGATCACGCTCCACTCACGCGGCCCGGTGATCCGTGCGGAGGCGGCCGCCAGCGACGCGTACGCGGCACTCGACCTGGCGGCGGAGAAGCTGGACGCCCAGCTCCGCAAGCAGCACGACAAGCGATACACGCGCCGCGGTGCCCGCAGGCTGTCCGCGGCCGAGGTTCCCGACCACGTTCCGGGTGTGGCGACGCTCAACGGCAACGGCCGTCCCGTCCCCTCCGAAGAGTCGGAGAGCGTGCCGACGAAGCGCATCGGCTCGATCGAGGTGCAGGGCGACGGCCCCCTCGTGGTCCGTGAGAAGACGCACGTCGCAGCTCCGATGACGCTCGACCAGGCCCTCTACGAGATGGAACTGGTCGGACACGACTTCTATCTGTTCGTCGACTCCGAGACGAAGCAGCCCAGTGTCGTCTACCGGCGGCACGCGTACGACTACGGCGTGATCTACCTCGACACCGACCCGATGGTGGCTCAGGCGCACTCACCCGAGGCGGGTGGCGCGCTGGGCGGCTGA
- a CDS encoding LpqB family beta-propeller domain-containing protein, with translation MGAEQREGGTRRTPGRAMAYAVCGVVLLAGCASMPDSGDLRGVESTPGQDTQVRVFAMPPRDDAQPLEILQGFLEALTSDDPSYSTARQYLTGKAAQKWQPERSTTVLADGPATMTGPAGNREGDDRSYILSGSRVAVVDAQQAYSPASGDYGQTVHLTRDKKNGQWRIDALPDGVVMGKSDFQRNYVSVNKYYLASDTAVEGSGQPVAVADPVYVRGRVDPMTQMVRSVLSGPTSWLRPVVRSGFPTGTALAKDVTSLAPDDQNKLTVPLNDKAAHIGRAKCDEMAAQLLFSLQSLAPTVSEIALRAGGSQLCSLSGDQAKTVAARGSQSDPGYLYFIDGQHRLVRMAAGSASGNAKADPVPGALGAGATALRSVAVARDERSAAGVALDGKALYVTSTLSGSTVGDPVLQSTGKTESDRLTTPSWDAEGNLWVADRNPADPRLLLLQKGGGEPLEVLTPGLDGRVDAVRVAADGVRIALVVDKGGKQSLLIGRIERTGDTEPPSLSVQELRSATPELEQVRAVSWAGDSRLVVVGREAGGVEQVQYVQSDGSIPEAGTLPGLTEVTSIAASEDSDTPLFATSKNGLLWLPGGSGWRTLKETASMALYPG, from the coding sequence GTGGGCGCTGAGCAGCGCGAGGGGGGAACCCGGCGCACGCCGGGGCGCGCCATGGCGTACGCCGTCTGCGGAGTCGTCCTGCTGGCAGGGTGCGCCTCGATGCCCGACAGCGGCGACCTGCGCGGCGTCGAATCCACCCCGGGCCAGGACACCCAGGTCCGGGTGTTCGCCATGCCGCCCCGCGACGACGCACAGCCCCTGGAGATCCTCCAGGGCTTTCTGGAAGCGCTCACCAGCGACGACCCCAGCTACTCGACGGCCCGCCAGTACCTGACCGGGAAGGCCGCCCAGAAGTGGCAGCCCGAACGGTCCACGACGGTCCTCGCGGACGGCCCGGCGACCATGACCGGACCCGCCGGGAACCGGGAGGGCGACGACCGCTCGTACATCCTTTCCGGCTCCAGGGTCGCCGTCGTCGACGCCCAGCAGGCGTACTCGCCCGCCTCGGGCGACTACGGACAGACCGTTCACCTCACCCGCGACAAGAAGAACGGGCAGTGGCGCATCGACGCGCTCCCCGACGGCGTCGTCATGGGCAAGTCGGACTTCCAGCGCAACTACGTGTCCGTCAACAAGTACTACCTCGCCTCCGACACCGCCGTCGAAGGATCCGGGCAGCCCGTGGCCGTCGCCGACCCCGTCTACGTCCGCGGACGGGTCGACCCCATGACCCAGATGGTGCGCTCCGTCCTCAGCGGCCCCACCAGCTGGCTCCGCCCCGTCGTCAGATCCGGGTTCCCCACCGGAACCGCACTCGCCAAGGACGTCACCTCGCTGGCCCCCGACGACCAGAACAAACTCACCGTCCCGCTGAACGACAAGGCCGCCCACATCGGACGCGCCAAGTGCGACGAGATGGCGGCCCAGCTGCTGTTCTCCCTCCAGAGCCTGGCCCCCACCGTCAGCGAGATCGCACTGCGCGCGGGCGGCAGCCAACTGTGCTCACTGTCCGGGGACCAGGCCAAGACCGTCGCCGCACGCGGCTCCCAGAGCGACCCCGGCTACCTGTACTTCATCGACGGCCAGCACCGCCTCGTCCGGATGGCCGCCGGCAGCGCCAGCGGCAACGCCAAGGCCGACCCCGTCCCCGGAGCCCTCGGCGCAGGCGCCACGGCCCTGCGCTCCGTGGCGGTGGCCCGCGACGAACGCAGCGCGGCAGGAGTGGCCCTGGACGGCAAGGCGCTCTACGTCACCTCCACCCTCTCCGGCAGCACCGTCGGCGACCCCGTCCTGCAGAGCACCGGCAAGACGGAGTCCGACCGGCTCACCACCCCCAGCTGGGACGCCGAGGGCAACCTCTGGGTGGCCGACCGCAACCCCGCCGACCCGCGGCTGCTCCTGCTGCAGAAGGGCGGCGGGGAGCCGCTGGAGGTCCTCACCCCGGGACTCGACGGCCGTGTCGACGCCGTGCGCGTGGCCGCCGACGGGGTACGGATCGCCCTCGTCGTCGACAAGGGCGGCAAGCAGTCCCTGCTCATCGGTCGCATCGAGCGCACCGGCGACACCGAACCGCCGTCCCTGTCGGTCCAGGAACTGCGTTCCGCGACGCCCGAGTTGGAACAGGTCAGGGCGGTGTCCTGGGCCGGGGACAGCCGGCTCGTGGTGGTCGGGCGGGAAGCCGGCGGCGTCGAGCAGGTGCAGTACGTGCAGAGCGACGGCTCGATCCCCGAGGCGGGCACACTGCCCGGACTCACCGAGGTCACCAGCATCGCCGCCTCCGAGGACAGCGACACCCCGCTCTTCGCCACCTCCAAGAACGGGCTGCTCTGGCTGCCCGGCGGGAGCGGGTGGCGGACGCTGAAGGAAACCGCCTCGATGGCGCTCTATCCGGGATAG
- a CDS encoding response regulator, which produces MADSFGPMRDEGAHEGVVGMGPDAGDDGTPRKEPIRVLVVDDHALFRRGLEIVLAAEEDIQVVGEAGDGAEAVDKAADLLPDIVLMDVRMPKRGGIEACTSIKEVAPSAKIIMLTISDEEADLYEAIKAGATGYLLKEISTDEVATAIRAVADGQSQISPSMASKLLTEFKSMIQRTDERRLVPAPRLTDRELEVLKLVATGMNNRDIAKELFISENTVKNHVRNILEKLQLHSRMEAVVYAMREKILEIR; this is translated from the coding sequence ATGGCGGACAGCTTCGGACCGATGCGTGACGAGGGTGCCCACGAGGGTGTCGTCGGCATGGGCCCGGACGCGGGTGATGACGGCACTCCACGCAAGGAGCCGATCAGAGTCCTTGTCGTGGACGACCACGCCCTGTTCCGCCGCGGACTGGAGATCGTGCTGGCGGCCGAGGAGGACATCCAGGTCGTCGGTGAGGCGGGTGACGGCGCCGAGGCGGTGGACAAGGCGGCCGACCTGCTGCCCGACATCGTGTTGATGGACGTGCGGATGCCCAAGCGCGGCGGCATCGAGGCGTGCACCTCCATCAAGGAGGTCGCTCCCAGCGCGAAGATCATCATGTTGACGATCAGCGACGAGGAAGCCGACCTCTACGAGGCGATCAAGGCCGGCGCGACCGGTTACCTCCTCAAGGAGATCTCCACGGACGAGGTCGCCACCGCGATCCGTGCGGTGGCCGACGGGCAGTCGCAGATCAGCCCCTCCATGGCGTCGAAGCTGCTCACCGAGTTCAAGTCGATGATCCAGCGGACCGACGAGCGTCGGCTCGTCCCCGCGCCGCGGCTGACGGACCGGGAGCTGGAGGTGCTCAAGCTGGTCGCCACGGGGATGAACAACCGTGACATCGCCAAGGAGTTGTTCATCTCCGAGAACACCGTGAAGAACCATGTGCGCAACATCCTGGAGAAGCTGCAGCTGCACTCCAGGATGGAGGCGGTGGTGTACGCGATGCGGGAGAAGATCCTCGAGATCCGCTGA